Proteins encoded in a region of the Triticum dicoccoides isolate Atlit2015 ecotype Zavitan chromosome 3A, WEW_v2.0, whole genome shotgun sequence genome:
- the LOC119272669 gene encoding cytochrome P450 CYP99A1-like yields the protein MSLRLGQVDAVVISSPAAAQEVLRDKDLTFASRPSMLTSDIILYGNMDIAFAPYGPYWRMLRKLCMVELLSAHKVRQLAPVRDSETRSLMRKVGAAGRGGEPVNLGRLLCLCSSSISITAKATFGRLCGEELQEQYMPVVGVAVKEGGGFSAGDLFPSLWFVDVATGLTRRLWRTRRQLDAIFDKMIAECEAHRAEKKKTATTSKTTGDEEEHLLSVLLRIKDEGKLEVPISMTSIKAILLDMLTGGTETTSSAAEWIMSELMRNPDAMAKAQAEVRRTFDGKSPDDHEGLIDKLRYMKMVIKEGRLRLNPVLPLLLPRLCGETCDIGGFEVAKGTKVIVNAWAMARSPEQWPDAEEFRPERFDGGTAGDLKGLQFEYLPFGSGRRMCPGDTFGLAVLELIVARLLYYFNWSLPNGMRPDELEDMIVGSTARRKNQLHLLASPYRELPVEI from the exons ATGTCCCTGCGGCTGGGCCAAGTCGACGCCGTCGTGATCTCCtctccggcggcggcgcaggaGGTGCTCCGGGACAAGGACCTCACCTTCGCGTCGCGGCCGAGCATGCTCACCTCGGACATCATCCTCTACGGGAACATGGACATCGCTTTCGCGCCGTACGGCCCGTACTGGCGGATGCTGCGCAAGCTCTGCATGGTCGAGCTCCTCAGCGCGCACAAGGTGCGGCAGCTCGCGCCTGTCCGGGACAGCGAGACCCGCTCCCTCATGAGGAAGGTCGGCGCCGCGGGCCGAGGCGGCGAGCCGGTCAACCTCGGGAGGCTGCTCTGCCTCTGTTCGAGCTCGATCTCGATCACCGCAAAGGCGACGTTCGGCCGGCTGTGTGGCGAGGAACTCCAGGAGCAGTACATGCCGGTCGTCGGAGTGGCTGTGAAAGAAGGCGGGGGTTTCAGCGCCGGGGACCTCTTCCCGTCTCTGTGGTTCGTGGACGTCGCCACTGggctgacacgccggctgtggcgaACGCGCCGTCAGCTCGACGCCATATTTGACAAGATGATCGCTGAGTGCGAGGCACATCGAGCAGAGAAAAAGAAGACAGCAACGACGTCGAAGACCACCGGAGATGAAGAAGAACACCTCCTGAGTGTCTTGCTTCGGATCAAGGATGAGGGGAAGCTTGAGGTCCCCATCAGCATGACAAGCATCAAAGCAATCCTATTG GACATGCTCACCGGAGGCACGGAGACAACGTCGTCGGCCGCCGAGTGGATCATGTCGGAGCTCATGAGGAACCCCGATGCGATGGCCAAAGCGCAGGCTGAGGTTCGACGAACATTCGACGGCAAGAGCCCGGACGACCATGAGGGTCTCATCGACAAGCTACGCTACATGAagatggtgatcaaggagggccgccTGAGGCTGAACCCGGTGCTGCCGCTCCTTCTCCCCCGCCTCTGCGGGGAGACCTGCGACATCGGTGGGTTCGAGGTCGCCAAGGGAACCAAGGTCATCGTCAACGCGTGGGCGATGGCGCGGAGCCCCGAGCAATGGCCCGACGCGGAGGAGTTCAGGCCGGAGAGGTTCGACGGCGGCACGGCGGGGGACCTCAAAGGCTTGCAGTTCGAGTACCTCCCGTTCGGTAGCGGGAGGAGGATGTGTCCTGGAGACACCTTCGGGCTCGCCGTGTTGGAGCTCATCGTTGCGCGACTTCTCTACTATTTCAACTGGAGCCTCCCCAACGGAATGCGGCCGGATGAGCTCGAAGACATGATCGTCGGCTCGACGGCGAGGAGGAAAAACCAGCTGCACCTGTTGGCGTCGCCGTACAGGGAGCTTCCCGTGGAAATCTGA